In Salana multivorans, a single genomic region encodes these proteins:
- the tsaD gene encoding tRNA (adenosine(37)-N6)-threonylcarbamoyltransferase complex transferase subunit TsaD, with translation MSEARDPLVLGIESTCDETGFALVRGRELLVDVTASSMDEHARFGGIVPEVASRAHLEAFVPTLTEALARAGLELGDVDAVAVASGPGLVGSLTVGTAGAKALAVALGVPLYGVNHVVGHAAVDELVDGPFPERLLALVVSGGHSSLLLVNDIATDVVELGQTLDDAAGEAFDKVGRLLGLPYPGGPHVDRLAREGDPDAIPFPRGLSKGRELQRHPYDFSFSGLKTAVARYLEAHEDSGEPYSRADVAASFSEAVADVLVTKTLRAARLHEVGTVVIGGGFSANSRLRELAAERFAEAGIELRIPPIRYCTDNGAMIAALGSALVRAGVAPSPLDLAVDSQMPLSLTSVPASV, from the coding sequence GTGAGTGAGGCGCGCGACCCCCTGGTGCTCGGCATCGAGTCGACCTGTGACGAGACCGGTTTCGCGCTCGTGCGCGGACGCGAGCTGCTCGTCGACGTGACGGCCTCCTCGATGGACGAGCACGCCCGGTTCGGCGGGATCGTGCCCGAGGTCGCCTCCCGTGCCCACCTCGAGGCGTTCGTCCCGACGCTCACGGAGGCGCTCGCCCGCGCCGGTCTGGAGCTGGGTGACGTCGACGCGGTCGCGGTCGCCTCGGGCCCCGGCCTCGTCGGCTCGCTCACGGTCGGCACGGCGGGGGCCAAGGCGCTCGCGGTCGCCCTCGGCGTCCCGCTCTACGGCGTCAACCACGTCGTGGGCCACGCGGCCGTCGACGAGCTGGTCGACGGGCCGTTCCCGGAGCGTCTCCTCGCGCTCGTCGTCTCCGGCGGGCACTCCTCGCTGCTCCTGGTGAACGACATCGCGACCGACGTCGTCGAGCTCGGCCAGACGCTCGACGACGCAGCCGGCGAGGCCTTCGACAAGGTCGGGCGTCTGCTCGGGCTGCCCTACCCCGGGGGGCCGCACGTCGACCGGCTCGCCCGCGAGGGCGACCCGGACGCCATCCCGTTCCCGCGCGGCCTGTCCAAGGGCCGCGAGCTCCAGCGTCACCCGTACGACTTCTCGTTCTCCGGGCTCAAGACCGCGGTCGCCCGCTACCTCGAGGCGCACGAGGACTCGGGTGAGCCGTACTCGAGGGCCGACGTCGCCGCGTCCTTCTCCGAGGCGGTCGCCGACGTGCTCGTGACCAAGACGCTCCGGGCCGCGCGGCTGCACGAGGTCGGGACCGTCGTCATCGGCGGTGGGTTCTCCGCGAACTCGCGGCTGCGCGAGCTGGCGGCCGAGCGGTTCGCCGAGGCCGGGATCGAGCTGCGCATCCCACCGATCCGCTACTGCACCGACAACGGCGCGATGATCGCCGCGCTCGGGTCGGCGCTCGTCCGCGCCGGTGTTGCCCCGTCGCCGCTCGACCTCGCCGTCGACTCGCAGATGCCGCTCTCGCTCACGTCGGTTCCCGCCTCGGTCTAG